The following nucleotide sequence is from Bactrocera oleae isolate idBacOlea1 chromosome 2, idBacOlea1, whole genome shotgun sequence.
CGGCTGTCGTGATCATTCCTGTCATTGTGAATGACCCTATTTTAAGTCAAATTCATGTGCATCGTAACCTTATACCATGTTCATgtgcattttttcaaaatttcagaatcCGTATTTTAAGCTGTGCGAATATTAAGTTCAAATCagttttttccaacttttgttttttaaacgaaaaatataatattgtctCCATTTTCGAGGCTATAATTAAAACCCATTTTTAGACTTGCCATACAACATAAACGCCAATACACAGCAAATGGGTGACAATAGATTGTTGGATACCACCCAGGTTATCAATGGTATTGCTGTGCTGCTCTCGTTTTTCGTAGGTTACAAATATGCCTTAAAAAAGCATGATGTCAACCAGGATACTGCCGGTGCAAGGAGTACTAATCAGGGCACAGGTGACGCTACCACCTCTGAGGGTGTGAGTCTATAGTTAACCTTAAGTGGTGCTTTAATaaccaaacttttatttttgtattgcaGTTTTTTGCTAGCTTTAGCAACAATTACAAAATGGTATTGGTAGTGCGCAATGACCTGAAAATGGGTAAAGGCAAAATAGGTGCACAATGTGGTCACGGTGCTGTGGGTGCTTATCAGAAAGCTATGCAACGCAATCCGCGACTAGTACGTGCTTGGGAAAATACCGGTTGTGCTAAAATTGCACTGCGTGTTGAAAGCGAAGCTGAAATGATGGCTATTAAACGCGCAGCGGAAACGCACAGCCTGACAACATGTCTGATACGTGATGCTGGTCGTACGCAAATCGAACCTAATTCGAAAACTGTACTAGCCATTGGTCCTGCAACCGTAGAAGATATCGACAAAGTTACTGGTCATTTGAAGCTGTTGTAAATTGTTTCATATTTGATCAATCAAGATACTCTTTGCGATAGCAATACGCTTATCGTTTTAGTGTAAGCTCAACAGAATAGAATACGTATgcgtaatattaaaattttatatttagaatACAATAAGGTGTTACTTTATATattaacttgattaaaaatacataatttatttaattcttataaatacggttatttaaaaattgtaatcatGAATTTTTCATTTAGAAGTGCAACCAGTCATCGTCATCATTATCATCTTGATGAAGTTGTTCGGGCTTAGCCGTATCCATAGTCGTTTGAACTTCATTAGCCTGTGGCTCATTCATGTTATTTTGTAGGTTAGCATCAATGCCGTCATTAGCCATTTCACCACTATCATTGAACACTTCATGTTTCATGGAGACATCAGCAACGGTGTCATCACCACCCCCATCTTCCTCGTCACTCTCCGAAATGGCCAAGTCTTCATCTATGCCGACGTTATCATTACTTGGCATTATTAGTGGCATCTGTGGCATAGACGTCATATCAGCTGGCATTGCACCATCAGTCATATTGGCATTCATTTGGAAGTGTGCTTGTGCTTCATCATCCTCCTTACCATATTGCATATGATTTTGTGTTGATTGCAAATCTTCAGTCGCATTATTGTGGGCGGGACGGTTGCCGAAATTTAAGAAGTCTGATGGATCATAGTTGGGATCCAAATCCATTGAGTCATCTAAAGGAAATATAATGGTAACAGGTTAAAAAATAGTACTCAAGTAAATTAAAACAAGCATGCTAATAAGATTGCATTGGTGAGCGGTGCAGTAAAGTAAAGGAATAAAATATAACgggacaaaatttcaaacaaaaaaataaaaatgctgaACGGAGATCGGTGAACGGTGGTAAAAGGAAATGTGCAGAGAACCTTGCTGCTGTTGAGTGTAGAACCCAACGCCACTCAATTGTACCATCGCCTCTGCGGCTTGTTGGCTGTCATCCTCGCATTGTTGCTCTGCACCTTCTTCCTCTGACACAGCAGCGTGTTATTTGTTTAGAAACAAAGAGTTCAATTACTTTAAAGGCACttgaaatgcatacatacaaatttaaactaaaactgCATATAGCTATGCCTAAGTTAGAATCTTTTGTTATACAAATTTCACACATTTAATTTGAAAGTTATGTTAGAAATCGCTCCACTCACCGTTGGCGAGCGGCGGAGGCTCTATTTTCATCTCGGTTTTTATATGCGACACATCAATTTGATCCATGCCCATAGCGCCCACAGTGTCCATGCCACTGTCGTTCGGTTGTATGCGTTCGCCTTGATCGAGTATGCTGGCGGCATTATTCTCATCCTCTGATACTTCCTGAAACTCCTCATCATCCGTTGAGCATTGCAAATCTGGTCGTtgtgaattaataaattttaaaaattcatgaGTAATTAAAATGCGTACACAAATAAAGCGGCGTGTGGTTGCTGTACAACTAATTCATTGATAAATTACAACAGTTATAGTAGTAGGCGgtacaataaaatacaataaattttagcgtgattattgaaaacaaatttcacaTTTGAAATAACcacaaaatccaaaattttaattataataataatagtagtagtagtagagtatgtacaaatatttgttgGTGTGAGTAAAGGCGTAAATGAAAATCTCGATTCGCGTAGCTTTTTGTCTGCCACAAAAACTACGAAAACCACAAAAACTAAAAGTACAACAAAGTTACAAATAattattggaaaattttaaattcaaattcaaattaaccaaacataaacaaaaagttGCCGAAACAAGGGTGTAAAGCCAAACGGGTAACAATTAGAGCAAATCATATAGTGTTTTAGtcaaacaaaaattggaaaatattttgttttgttttgtgttttaataaatacgagtaattttttattgttgttgttagattTGCATTCCGGAAAATTCCTTGCATCATTTGGATGCAGTGTGTATTTGTTGGTTAGCTATTATTGttggtattttgttgttgttgtttacaatAGTAGTACATTATTAGTCTTACCTTCTTCCAAAAAGGAATTTTGTGGGTTACTTATATTTGAGGCTAGGCTGTCCTTGCGGGGTCGGCCACGCCCACGTTTAACAGCGCTCGCATTTATTTTGACTAGAAAATAGAATTTGTGTACGCTTTAACCCAGAGTTTTGGCTCAtggaagtattttttttttaaattaattaaagaattgTTTGCTTCTAAAGCTACTCTAATTGTGTGTTCATAAagataaacattttcaattgtCAACAAACAAAAGGGATAAGTAAacgaaacgaaagataaaaacaagaaaaaataaaatagtgcaAATCcgaaaatgacaaaaataggaaaaacaatctaagcaaatttttagttgaaataaGGGAAAATTTGCTTTCACAATACTAGACACAAATAAAGGGTGTTGTAGACTAGGAGAAGCATTGTTTGCTCGAGAAACTGAAATTAGTTTCATGCCGGACGAAACACAAAGGACCATTTATTGTCAGATTACTAACAAAATTTGTGGCAACTGCTAAAGGTTAAGcgaactttatttttgttttaagtatatgtatatctacatatctaaatatttgtgttaaaattaaaattaaaattttttttcaaattcatgaAAACTTTAGAGCAAGTTATTGGTTAAGAGGAACTAATAACTCGGTGAAAATtagcatgttgttgttgcaagggTTATTCCGACAGAGTCtagtgatatatatatttagactgGATTGGAAAGCAGTGCTAGTTAAGTGGGCTTTCCGAGTCGATTTTAGGCTCGTTATTCTCTGTGTTTACATACTCGGCAGTGTGGTGTTTGGCGtaatcaattttaatatttaattccgATTCAAagagggttagatcgccgaattAGCAGCCCTTGGGCGGATAAAATCTGGACCAAACCCGGTAACGTTGAACTCTCTCGGTGAGCAAACATCTGCTAGCGATCTACACATTTTCTTCTTTCGTAGATTTCTGTCGACTTTTCGGAacaaccgttacaacaacacacaaattccaatatttacttaaaaaaaaaaaaacctcaaaTTCCATTATTAGTAACGCGCAGAAAGATTATATGAGTGATAAAGTAGGCAAGAGGGAgcaatatatagatatatataacattttacCCATACCATTAAGGCTGTGAGCTGTACAACATTAGACCCCAAAGATggaagtacattttttttttttgaaaatatacaaaatagcaTATAGAAAgagcataaaattataaattaataaaattaacccATTAAACCGATTCagataagcaaa
It contains:
- the LOC106623721 gene encoding probable peptidyl-tRNA hydrolase 2, which codes for MGDNRLLDTTQVINGIAVLLSFFVGYKYALKKHDVNQDTAGARSTNQGTGDATTSEGFFASFSNNYKMVLVVRNDLKMGKGKIGAQCGHGAVGAYQKAMQRNPRLVRAWENTGCAKIALRVESEAEMMAIKRAAETHSLTTCLIRDAGRTQIEPNSKTVLAIGPATVEDIDKVTGHLKLL